The Aedes aegypti strain LVP_AGWG chromosome 3, AaegL5.0 Primary Assembly, whole genome shotgun sequence genome contains a region encoding:
- the LOC5566922 gene encoding trypsin-2, which yields MTRSTVLITIVGLVLTEGFKLGLNNENEDSIKIVGGHPIGIEQAPYQVSVQVKSKSSQRHICGGTILSADKVLTAAHCIEEGTKYAVRAGSNNHGRGGQLVNVLDYRVHPEFSDYYLTNDVAMLRLERHLFFSRSVALIGMAYSEYFYTAPKEVFVSGWGSILYDSSLSDRLQGVSIPLVSHEQCSQLYAEFNNVTESMFCAGQVEKGGKDSCQGDSGGPVVMNGYLVGVVSWGYGCAEPKYPGVYSKVYSFREWIQSLL from the exons ATGACCCGCAGTACAGTGTTGATCACAATTGTTGGCCTCGTGCTAACCGAAG gtttcAAACTAGGTCTAAACAATGAAAATGAAGACAGTATTAAAATTGTTGGAGGACATCCAATTGGAATCGAACAGGCTCCCTATCAGGTTTCGGTTCAGGTCAAATCTAAATCGTCCCAGCGGCACATTTGCGGCGGAACGATTTTGAGCGCCGACAAAGTTCTGACTGCAGCCCACTGCATAGAAGA GGGAACTAAATACGCGGTGCGGGCGGGCTCCAACAATCACGGTCGCGGAGGCCAACTGGTGAATGTTCTGGACTACCGAGTCCACCCGGAGTTCAGCGATTACTATCTGACAAACGACGTCGCCATGCTGCGGCTCGAGAGGCATCTCTTCTTCAGCAGATCGGTCGCACTGATCGGGATGGCCTATTCGGAGTACTTCTACACGGCGCCGAAGGAGGTGTTCGTTTCCGGTTGGGGATCGATTCTG TACGACTCGTCGCTCTCGGATCGGCTGCAAGGGGTTTCTATCCCGCTGGTGAGCCACGAACAGTGTTCCCAGCTGTACGCCGAGTTTAATAACGTGACGGAATCGATGTTCTGTGCCGGCCAGGTCGAGAAGGGCGGCAAGGATTCCTGCCAGGGTGACTCCGGCGGTCCAGTGGTGATGAACGGATACTTGGTTGGGGTGGTTTCCTGGGGCTACGGGTGCGCCGAGCCGAAGTATCCCGGAGTTTACTCGAAGGTGTACTCCTTCCGGGAGTGGATTCAGTCGTTGCTGTGA